The region AAGTACTTTGTTGAAATAGAATTAAGATATAAAATATGCACAATAATTAAAGATAAATATTGGACAAATTTACATATTGCAAGAATTTGCCTTATATACTACCATACAAGTAAGGACTCGATACACAAAAGATATCGTATCCCGCAAAATCAGAATTACTAGTATAATTATCAAATGACGTGTGCGGAAACTTTAATTAATTATATTCAGGAGGGTTTCATTTATGAAGCTTGCTAAGTTTGTGAAGCATGGATTGTGTATCTTTACTTCTATAGCAGTAATGGGTACCCTGGCGGGCTGCGGCGGTCAGGCTGGAAGTATGAATAAAGGAAAATTGGTGAAAATCGCAGTCTGCGTTTCCAGCCAGACACCGGCTTCCATGGCGATGAGGGAGGTATTTAAACCAAGACTGGAGGAACTGACAGAGGGAAAATATGATATCCAGATATATGACTCCGGAGTACTGGGAAGTGAGAAGGTCACCTACGACTATACCAAAAGCGGAATCATCGAGATGTGTGTGGTGGGGACTCCTATGTGGTCTGAGACGCCTGTAATGGCTATCCCTGATTTTCCATTTGTGTTTCGGGATGTGGAGCATGCCAGAAGATGTTACCAGGGGCAGCTGGGAAGTTATATTGCAGAAGAGCTGGAGGCAGAGCAGCCGGTGACTCTGATGTCGTGGTTCCCAAACGGAGCAAGGGCATTTTCTTCTAATAAGAAGCTGGCGGGGCTGGATGAT is a window of Enterocloster clostridioformis DNA encoding:
- a CDS encoding TRAP transporter substrate-binding protein; this encodes MKLAKFVKHGLCIFTSIAVMGTLAGCGGQAGSMNKGKLVKIAVCVSSQTPASMAMREVFKPRLEELTEGKYDIQIYDSGVLGSEKVTYDYTKSGIIEMCVVGTPMWSETPVMAIPDFPFVFRDVEHARRCYQGQLGSYIAEELEAEQPVTLMSWFPNGARAFSSNKKLAGLDDFKGQKLRMPNNPIHVKLAESLGANVVIMDMGEVFTALEQGVADGQDNPLSTVKNEGWYEVQDYIYDTNHIVASLELFAGDQFWDSIDEADREIFRQVADETSDYAWDLYIAQLAGDKQFMEDNGLTVTDLSDEDREAMKVKIQPVYDYLDEKYQWAGDIRKMIEEIK